Proteins from a genomic interval of Yarrowia lipolytica chromosome 1E, complete sequence:
- a CDS encoding uncharacterized protein (Compare to YALI0E08954g, no similarity): MDETIHTLITSLGSIKDPSTRTATDAFEIRTSHFGNLVTLTQESRNAFVALTYLLPHFDDALGLLDSAEFKKLCDTRWEVKMPREEFRLVDIHAMFCTCHDYAVACYGDDAQKQIAYFPRHQPFDEYAGVQGICKHLVAVYIRKYSGLFPS, translated from the coding sequence GTCTATCAAAGACCCATCGACCCGCACAGCAACAGACGCATTCGAGATCCGGACGTCGCACTTTGGGAACCTGGTCACTCTCACGCAAGAGTCACGTAACGCGTTTGTGGCTCTTACCTACTTGTTGCCTCATTTCGACGATGCGCTGGGTCTGTTGGATTCCGCCGAGTTCAAGAAACTGTGCGATACGCGCTGGGAGGTGAAGATGCCACGCGAGGAGTTTCGTCTAGTCGATATCCATGCCATGTTCTGCACTTGTCACGACTACGCTGTTGCCTGCTACGGAGACGATGCGCAGAAACAAATCGCATACTTTCCACGCCATCAACCGTTTGACGAATACGCTGGAGTGCAGGGGATATGTAAGCATTTGGTGGCGGTTTACATTAGGAAGTACTCGGGTTTGTTTCCGTCGTAG